From Pseudomonas sp. G.S.17, the proteins below share one genomic window:
- a CDS encoding methyl-accepting chemotaxis protein, whose product MTMRNLSISRRLWLILIVSVLMLCTLTAAMLRQVHNDLYDAKAQKTMHVVQTASGILEYYHGLETAGTLSKDLAQEQALNAIRSLRYNQNDYFWINDLRPVMIMHPVSVKLVGQDLSAIKDPDGFALFNEMVAVAKSKGAGMIQYRWPKPGASEPVQKISYVQLFAPWGWILGSGVYVDDVSAEFQQQVWRAVLFSLAIVLVMALLVILIGRSIVRPLREAVQAMADIASGESDLTRTLQTHGNDEITQLARHFNAFTAKLRGVVSQLQTSANGLEQASTDLGHNAEQAQARSQQQSQQMELVATAVNEVTYGVQDVAKNAEHAANEMRDAEAQAHQGQVNIDSSLRQIDHLSGTINQAVEVIRTLAAESTQIGSVLEVISSIAEQTNLLALNAAIEAARAGEQGRGFAVVADEVRLLAQRTQKSTAEIQAMIERLQTHSNAAVKVIADSSRSSQLTIEQANQAGQSLTSISQALRNLNSLNASIASATLQQSHVVEDINQNVTQAAQLSQTTAIAAEQSSGASLHLRNLSEQLNSLLKQFRV is encoded by the coding sequence ATGACTATGCGCAACTTATCGATCAGCCGCCGTCTTTGGCTGATTCTCATAGTGTCCGTATTGATGCTGTGCACGCTGACGGCCGCGATGCTCAGACAGGTTCATAACGATCTGTACGACGCCAAAGCCCAGAAAACCATGCATGTGGTGCAAACCGCCAGCGGCATTCTCGAGTACTACCACGGCCTGGAAACGGCCGGAACGCTCTCCAAGGACCTGGCTCAGGAACAGGCGCTCAACGCCATTCGCAGCCTGCGCTATAACCAGAACGACTATTTCTGGATCAACGACCTGCGCCCGGTAATGATCATGCATCCGGTCAGCGTCAAGCTGGTCGGTCAGGACTTGTCAGCAATCAAAGACCCGGACGGCTTCGCGCTCTTCAATGAAATGGTTGCGGTGGCCAAGTCCAAAGGCGCCGGGATGATCCAGTACCGTTGGCCAAAACCGGGCGCCAGCGAGCCGGTGCAGAAGATTTCCTATGTGCAACTCTTCGCGCCATGGGGCTGGATTCTGGGTTCCGGGGTCTACGTTGACGACGTCTCGGCCGAGTTCCAGCAACAAGTCTGGCGCGCCGTGTTGTTCAGCCTGGCGATCGTGCTGGTCATGGCATTGCTGGTCATCCTGATCGGCCGCAGCATCGTCCGGCCATTGCGCGAAGCGGTGCAGGCGATGGCCGACATCGCCAGTGGCGAAAGCGACCTGACGCGCACGTTGCAAACCCACGGCAACGACGAAATCACCCAACTGGCGCGGCATTTCAACGCTTTCACCGCCAAGCTGCGCGGCGTTGTGAGCCAGCTGCAAACCTCCGCCAATGGCCTGGAACAGGCTTCCACTGACCTGGGGCATAACGCCGAACAGGCCCAAGCCCGCAGCCAGCAGCAATCGCAACAAATGGAGCTGGTGGCCACCGCCGTCAATGAAGTCACCTACGGCGTGCAGGACGTGGCGAAGAACGCCGAGCATGCGGCCAATGAAATGCGCGATGCCGAAGCTCAGGCCCATCAGGGCCAGGTCAATATCGACAGCAGCTTGCGCCAGATCGATCATCTGTCCGGCACGATCAATCAGGCCGTGGAAGTGATCCGCACCCTGGCGGCAGAAAGCACGCAGATCGGCAGCGTCCTGGAGGTGATCAGCTCGATTGCCGAGCAGACCAACCTGCTGGCTCTCAACGCCGCCATCGAAGCGGCCCGGGCCGGTGAACAGGGCAGGGGTTTTGCCGTGGTTGCCGATGAAGTGCGCTTGTTGGCGCAACGCACGCAGAAATCCACCGCTGAAATCCAGGCGATGATCGAACGCCTGCAAACCCACTCCAACGCAGCGGTCAAAGTCATCGCCGACAGCAGCCGTTCGTCCCAGCTGACCATCGAGCAGGCCAATCAGGCCGGCCAGAGCCTGACTTCCATCAGCCAGGCGCTGCGTAACCTCAACAGCCTGAACGCATCGATTGCCAGCGCGACCCTGCAACAATCCCACGTCGTCGAGGACATCAATCAGAACGTCACCCAGGCCGCGCAACTGTCGCAAACCACCGCCATCGCCGCTGAGCAATCGAGTGGCGCCAGTCTGCATCTGCGCAATTTGAGCGAGCAACTCAACAGTCTGCTCAAGCAATTCCGCGTCTGA
- a CDS encoding TetR/AcrR family transcriptional regulator — protein MSSIRERNKELILRAASEEFADRGFAATKTSDIAAKAGLPKPNVYYYFKSKENLYREVLESIIEPILRASTPFNREGVPAQVLSAYIRSKIRISRELPFASKVFASEIMHGAPHLTPEQVEQLNGQARHNIECIQAWIDSGQIAGIDPHHLMFTIWAATQTYADFDWQISTVTGKTRLDDADYEAAAQTIIRLVLKGCEPD, from the coding sequence ATGAGCAGTATTCGCGAGCGCAATAAAGAGCTGATCCTGCGTGCAGCCAGTGAAGAGTTCGCCGACCGGGGATTTGCGGCCACCAAGACCAGCGACATCGCCGCCAAGGCCGGTCTGCCCAAACCCAACGTCTATTACTACTTCAAGTCCAAGGAAAACCTCTATCGCGAGGTGCTCGAAAGCATCATCGAGCCCATCCTGCGTGCCTCGACGCCCTTCAATCGTGAGGGTGTACCGGCGCAAGTGCTCAGCGCCTACATCCGCTCCAAGATCCGCATTTCCCGCGAGCTGCCGTTTGCCTCGAAAGTCTTCGCCAGCGAGATCATGCACGGCGCGCCGCACCTGACGCCGGAGCAGGTCGAACAGCTCAACGGCCAGGCGCGGCACAACATCGAATGCATCCAGGCCTGGATCGACAGTGGGCAGATCGCCGGGATCGATCCCCATCACCTGATGTTCACCATCTGGGCCGCGACTCAGACCTACGCGGATTTCGACTGGCAGATCTCCACGGTCACCGGCAAGACCAGGCTCGACGACGCGGATTATGAGGCCGCCGCGCAGACCATCATTCGGCTGGTGCTCAAGGGTTGTGAGCCGGACTGA
- a CDS encoding DUF808 domain-containing protein has product MAAGSLLTLLDDIATLLDDVSLAAKKTAGVLGDDLALNAQQVTGVSADRELPVVWAVAKGSLLNKAILVPAALLISAFAPWGILPLLMIGGAFLCFEGFEKLAHKWLHPETEAERQQRTQATADQNVDMVAFEKDRIKGAIRTDFILSAEIIVLALGVVSTRPFMDQVGVLVIVAVLITVGVYGLVAGIVKLDDLGLYLKKGANSALQAVGGALLWLAPVLMKVLSIVGTAAMFMVGGGILTHGLPFAHHWSENLTQRAAESVGGFSMVVPTVIDAVAGLVAGALLVLLVTVAGRIWKRIRA; this is encoded by the coding sequence GTGGCTGCTGGAAGCTTGCTGACCCTTCTGGATGACATTGCAACGCTGCTTGACGATGTCTCGCTCGCTGCAAAAAAAACCGCCGGAGTGCTGGGCGACGATCTCGCGCTCAATGCGCAGCAAGTCACTGGCGTCAGCGCTGACCGTGAACTGCCGGTGGTTTGGGCCGTGGCCAAGGGGTCGCTGCTCAACAAGGCGATTCTGGTACCAGCCGCGTTGCTGATCAGTGCTTTCGCGCCGTGGGGGATCTTGCCGCTGCTGATGATCGGCGGTGCGTTCCTGTGCTTCGAGGGTTTTGAAAAGCTCGCGCACAAATGGCTGCACCCCGAAACCGAAGCAGAGCGCCAGCAACGCACGCAGGCCACTGCCGACCAGAATGTCGACATGGTGGCTTTCGAGAAAGACCGCATCAAGGGCGCGATTCGCACTGACTTCATCCTGTCCGCTGAAATCATCGTGCTCGCCTTGGGCGTGGTTTCCACCCGGCCGTTCATGGACCAGGTTGGCGTGCTGGTGATCGTGGCGGTGCTGATCACCGTCGGCGTTTATGGTCTGGTAGCTGGCATCGTCAAGCTTGACGATCTGGGGCTGTATCTGAAGAAGGGCGCCAATTCAGCCTTGCAAGCAGTCGGCGGCGCATTGCTCTGGCTGGCACCGGTGCTGATGAAAGTGCTGTCCATCGTCGGTACAGCTGCCATGTTCATGGTCGGCGGCGGTATCCTCACCCACGGCCTGCCGTTCGCTCATCACTGGAGCGAAAACCTGACCCAGCGTGCTGCTGAGTCGGTGGGTGGTTTTTCAATGGTTGTCCCGACGGTCATCGACGCTGTCGCCGGGCTGGTAGCGGGCGCACTGTTGGTGTTGCTGGTGACGGTTGCCGGTAGAATCTGGAAACGTATCAGGGCATGA
- a CDS encoding phosphatase PAP2 family protein: MNNPKHQFYLINIGLPLFLALSIFVVFDLTQLDVAISNLLYNADSHTFWLEHNKLFEDITHRWARIIPNWTGEAAIIGAVLSFLWPRFNAEKHVRMIAFLERTHVARLLRFCTRHRRDFLFLVFSFAITTGVIHYFKSHTSIYCPIETTLYGGTMEKKEWFENFSLLREAGKGRCWPGGHASGGFTMLALYFVARRYRWRHAKALLYWTLLLGMVYGTTRVLQGWHFMSHTFWAGILVWFSAFFTALAFYGRRVLELPLRNNTGPPVPAAQAELVADN; encoded by the coding sequence GTGAATAATCCAAAACATCAGTTTTATCTAATCAATATTGGCCTGCCGCTGTTCCTGGCACTTTCGATATTTGTTGTGTTCGACTTGACGCAACTGGACGTGGCAATCAGCAATCTTCTGTATAACGCCGACAGCCACACGTTCTGGCTGGAACATAACAAACTGTTCGAGGACATTACCCACCGCTGGGCACGGATCATTCCAAACTGGACCGGTGAAGCTGCGATTATTGGTGCTGTGCTGTCTTTTCTGTGGCCCCGATTCAACGCTGAAAAACATGTGCGGATGATTGCCTTTCTGGAGAGAACACACGTCGCAAGGCTGTTGAGGTTCTGCACGCGGCACCGTCGTGACTTTCTATTCCTGGTCTTCTCCTTCGCGATAACCACCGGTGTTATCCACTACTTCAAAAGCCATACCAGCATCTACTGCCCTATCGAAACAACGCTGTATGGCGGCACCATGGAAAAGAAAGAGTGGTTCGAAAATTTCAGCCTGCTGCGTGAAGCCGGTAAAGGTCGCTGCTGGCCCGGCGGCCATGCCTCCGGTGGTTTTACCATGCTCGCCTTGTACTTCGTCGCTCGTCGTTATCGCTGGCGGCATGCCAAAGCGCTGCTTTACTGGACGCTATTGCTCGGCATGGTTTATGGGACCACCCGCGTACTACAAGGCTGGCACTTTATGTCGCACACGTTCTGGGCCGGTATTCTGGTCTGGTTCTCGGCATTCTTTACCGCGCTGGCATTTTATGGCCGACGCGTCCTGGAATTACCGCTGCGTAACAACACTGGTCCGCCAGTTCCAGCGGCGCAGGCCGAGTTAGTCGCAGACAACTAA
- a CDS encoding histidine phosphatase family protein codes for MESLFSRIVAHGRASNKPGAGVPARYQKLVVMLSFFILAVLIGLWFLRAAAPVDLAQGRNMRNADVYARWAKGELVVLVRHAERCDHSTNPCLDVADGITRKGRSTAVELGNSFRTLGLANADIFSSPLARTRQTSTFAFNQASAGEDWLINCRRTMLEDVLRHKADHRNLILVTHSECIDQLERSLQVSSRSMLDYGSSLFVAVDPDDHTAHVLGFLDAPDWKSVLAKRP; via the coding sequence ATGGAATCACTGTTCAGCCGAATCGTCGCTCATGGCCGAGCGAGCAATAAACCGGGCGCCGGCGTTCCGGCCCGGTATCAGAAGCTGGTGGTGATGCTGTCTTTTTTCATCCTGGCGGTATTGATCGGCCTGTGGTTCCTGCGCGCGGCGGCGCCGGTGGACCTGGCTCAGGGCCGCAATATGCGCAATGCCGATGTGTATGCGCGTTGGGCCAAAGGCGAACTGGTGGTTCTGGTTCGGCATGCCGAGCGCTGTGATCACTCCACCAATCCCTGCCTTGATGTGGCCGACGGCATTACCCGCAAGGGTCGGAGCACAGCCGTTGAACTGGGCAATTCCTTCCGCACGCTGGGCCTGGCCAATGCCGATATCTTCAGCAGTCCGCTGGCCCGAACCCGGCAGACCTCGACCTTCGCCTTCAATCAGGCAAGTGCGGGTGAAGACTGGCTGATCAACTGTCGGCGCACCATGCTGGAGGATGTGCTGCGCCACAAAGCCGATCATCGCAATCTGATCCTGGTCACTCACAGCGAATGCATCGACCAGCTGGAACGTTCTCTGCAAGTGTCGTCGCGCTCAATGCTTGATTACGGCAGCTCGCTGTTCGTCGCCGTGGATCCCGACGACCATACCGCGCACGTCCTGGGTTTTCTCGACGCGCCGGACTGGAAGTCCGTACTTGCCAAACGCCCGTAA
- a CDS encoding outer membrane protein OmpK, with protein sequence MNRTISSLVFAGSLLAAGQTMAGDLLQWQSNSLTYLNGRDFAVNPSNQQTFTFEHADGWKYGDNFLFIDKIFYNGKGDANSGDNTYYGEISPRLSMGKIFGQKFEFGPISDVLLAATYEFGEGDNESYLIGPGFDLKIPGFDYFQLNFYKRYTDGHRQGYGAWQVTPVWSYTIPVGKSDILIDGFMDWVVDNKSDHNGEYKSNVHFNPQIKYDLGKALNLPDRQLYVGIEYDYWSDKYGIEDTKYFDTNQNTASLLVKVFF encoded by the coding sequence ATGAACCGTACTATTTCCAGCCTGGTATTTGCCGGCAGTTTGTTGGCCGCCGGACAGACCATGGCCGGCGACCTTCTACAATGGCAGAGCAACAGCCTGACGTATCTGAACGGTCGCGACTTCGCAGTCAACCCGTCAAATCAACAGACCTTCACCTTCGAACATGCTGACGGCTGGAAATACGGCGACAACTTCCTGTTCATTGACAAGATCTTTTATAACGGCAAAGGCGACGCCAATTCGGGCGATAACACTTATTACGGCGAGATCTCCCCACGCTTGTCCATGGGCAAGATCTTTGGTCAGAAATTCGAGTTCGGGCCAATCTCCGACGTATTGCTCGCCGCCACTTATGAGTTTGGCGAAGGCGACAACGAGTCGTACCTGATCGGTCCGGGCTTCGACCTGAAGATCCCCGGTTTCGACTACTTCCAGCTGAACTTCTACAAGCGCTACACCGACGGCCATCGCCAGGGTTACGGCGCCTGGCAGGTTACTCCGGTGTGGTCCTACACCATTCCAGTGGGCAAATCAGACATCCTGATCGACGGTTTCATGGACTGGGTCGTGGATAACAAGTCCGATCACAATGGCGAATACAAATCCAACGTGCACTTCAACCCGCAGATCAAATACGACCTGGGCAAAGCGTTGAACCTGCCGGATCGCCAGCTGTATGTCGGTATCGAGTACGACTATTGGTCTGACAAATACGGCATCGAAGACACCAAGTACTTCGATACCAATCAGAATACGGCGAGCTTGTTGGTGAAAGTGTTCTTCTGA
- a CDS encoding urate hydroxylase PuuD, with translation MEAHLMEWLNLSVRWIHMIVGIAWIGASFYFVWLENNLNRVNPRDGLSGDLWAIHGGGIYHLEKYKLAPPTMPDNLHWFKWEAYFTWMSGVALLCVVFYANPTLYLLAPGSSLSGLEGVALGLGSLFVGWFVYSFLCDSALGKRPALLGFILFVLLIAAAYGFSKVFSGRGAYLHVGAIIGTIMVGNVFRIIMPAQRALVAAIAENRTPDPSLPAKGLLRSRHNNYFTLPVLFIMISNHFPSTYGSQYNWLILAGIAVLAVLVRHYFNTRHNSHKYAWTLPVAALGMLCLAYVTGPAQMPRAPEAAKIDYQPLPGTAIGGYRHDEPRPEPAPAPVEVAKASPGVDFDKVHSVIQERCAVCHSAKPTSPLFSTAPAGIMFDTPQQIQQLAPRIQAQAVVSQIMPLGNITQMTQQERELLGQWIDKGAQTN, from the coding sequence GTGGAAGCACATTTGATGGAATGGCTGAATCTAAGCGTGCGCTGGATTCACATGATTGTCGGGATCGCCTGGATCGGCGCGTCCTTCTATTTCGTCTGGCTGGAAAACAACCTCAACCGGGTCAACCCGCGTGACGGTCTGTCCGGGGATTTGTGGGCCATTCATGGTGGCGGCATCTATCACCTGGAAAAGTACAAGCTCGCCCCGCCGACCATGCCCGACAACCTGCACTGGTTCAAATGGGAAGCGTATTTCACCTGGATGTCCGGCGTCGCGCTGCTGTGCGTAGTGTTTTACGCCAATCCGACCCTGTATCTGCTGGCTCCGGGCAGCAGCCTGTCCGGCCTTGAAGGCGTGGCACTGGGTCTCGGTTCGTTGTTCGTCGGCTGGTTCGTGTACAGCTTTCTCTGCGACTCGGCGTTGGGCAAACGCCCTGCCCTGCTCGGCTTTATCCTGTTCGTGCTGTTGATCGCTGCGGCCTACGGTTTCAGCAAAGTATTCAGCGGGCGCGGCGCTTATCTGCATGTCGGCGCGATCATCGGCACGATCATGGTCGGCAACGTATTCCGCATCATCATGCCCGCCCAGCGTGCGCTAGTAGCGGCCATCGCCGAGAACCGCACGCCGGACCCATCGCTGCCCGCCAAGGGCCTGTTGCGTTCGCGGCACAACAACTATTTCACCTTGCCGGTGCTGTTCATCATGATCAGCAACCACTTCCCGAGCACTTACGGCAGCCAGTACAACTGGTTGATCCTGGCCGGGATCGCGGTTTTGGCGGTGCTGGTTCGGCACTACTTCAACACCCGTCACAACAGCCATAAATACGCCTGGACGTTGCCCGTCGCAGCCCTCGGCATGTTGTGTCTGGCCTACGTGACCGGTCCTGCGCAAATGCCAAGAGCACCGGAAGCAGCGAAGATCGACTATCAGCCGCTGCCGGGTACGGCCATTGGCGGTTATCGCCATGACGAACCCCGGCCCGAACCTGCGCCCGCGCCGGTTGAGGTTGCCAAGGCCAGCCCCGGTGTCGATTTCGACAAGGTGCACAGCGTGATTCAGGAACGCTGCGCGGTGTGTCATTCGGCCAAGCCCACCAGCCCGCTGTTCAGTACCGCACCGGCCGGAATCATGTTCGACACGCCGCAGCAGATCCAGCAACTGGCGCCGCGTATCCAGGCCCAGGCCGTGGTTTCGCAAATCATGCCGCTGGGCAACATCACCCAGATGACCCAACAGGAACGTGAGTTGCTGGGGCAATGGATTGATAAAGGGGCGCAGACTAATTGA
- a CDS encoding ureidoglycolate lyase produces the protein MRTLTIEPLTKEAFAPFGDVIETDGSDHFMINNGSTMRFHRLAEVETATPDDKAIISIFRAEALEMPLTLCMLERHPLGSQAFVPLLGNPFLIVVAPLGDVPESELARAFISNGRQGVNYHRGVWHHPVLTIEKRDDFLVVDRSGTGNNCDEHFFTESQRLVLDPHQQVA, from the coding sequence ATGCGCACATTGACCATCGAGCCGTTGACCAAAGAAGCTTTCGCCCCTTTCGGTGACGTCATCGAAACCGACGGCAGCGATCACTTCATGATCAACAACGGCTCGACCATGCGTTTTCATCGTCTGGCCGAAGTGGAAACCGCAACGCCGGATGACAAGGCGATCATCAGCATCTTCCGCGCCGAGGCGCTGGAAATGCCGTTGACGCTGTGCATGCTGGAGCGCCATCCGCTGGGCAGCCAGGCGTTCGTGCCGCTGCTCGGCAACCCCTTTCTGATCGTGGTCGCGCCACTTGGCGATGTGCCTGAATCAGAGTTGGCCCGCGCCTTCATTTCCAATGGCAGGCAGGGCGTTAATTACCATCGCGGCGTCTGGCACCACCCGGTGCTGACGATCGAAAAGCGGGATGACTTCCTGGTGGTTGATCGCAGTGGAACTGGCAATAACTGCGATGAGCATTTCTTCACTGAGAGCCAGAGGCTGGTTCTCGACCCCCACCAGCAGGTTGCGTGA
- the alc gene encoding allantoicase, whose translation MKAYAVPFEKFVNLADARLGTKIISVTDDWFADANRLFQPTPAVFKEGVFDDNGKWMDGWESRRKRFEGYDSAVIRLGVAGSIKGVDIDTSFFTGNYPPSASLEACFLASGEPDDGTQWTEILSAVELNGDSHHFHEISNDQAFSHLRFNIYPDGGVARLRVYGIPFRDWSAVADNEQVDLASALNGGRALACSDEHFGRMSNILNPGRGVNMGDGWETARRRTPGNDWVIVALGHAGEVEKVIVDTLHFKGNYPDSCSIQGAFVKGGTDNQIETQSLFWRELLPSQKLQMHAEHEFAEQIKALGPITHIRLNVFPDGGVSRLRVLGKVSK comes from the coding sequence ATGAAAGCTTACGCCGTACCCTTCGAAAAATTCGTCAACCTGGCCGATGCGCGCCTGGGCACCAAAATCATTTCCGTCACCGACGATTGGTTCGCCGACGCCAACCGTTTGTTCCAGCCCACGCCTGCCGTGTTCAAGGAAGGCGTGTTCGATGACAACGGCAAGTGGATGGACGGCTGGGAGTCGCGCCGCAAACGTTTCGAAGGTTACGACAGCGCGGTGATCCGCCTGGGTGTTGCTGGCTCGATCAAAGGCGTGGACATCGACACCTCGTTCTTCACCGGCAACTATCCGCCTTCGGCGTCGCTGGAAGCCTGTTTCCTGGCCTCCGGCGAACCGGATGACGGCACCCAGTGGACGGAAATCCTCTCGGCGGTGGAACTGAACGGCGACAGCCATCACTTCCATGAAATCAGCAACGATCAGGCGTTCAGCCACTTGCGCTTCAATATCTACCCTGATGGCGGCGTTGCGCGTTTGCGGGTCTACGGCATCCCGTTCCGCGACTGGTCGGCGGTGGCTGACAACGAGCAGGTCGATCTGGCCTCGGCGCTCAACGGCGGTCGGGCCCTGGCCTGTTCCGACGAGCACTTCGGACGCATGAGCAACATCCTCAATCCGGGCCGTGGCGTGAACATGGGCGACGGCTGGGAAACCGCGCGCCGTCGCACGCCAGGCAATGACTGGGTAATCGTTGCCCTGGGTCATGCCGGGGAAGTCGAGAAAGTCATCGTCGACACCTTGCACTTCAAGGGCAACTACCCGGACAGCTGCTCGATCCAGGGCGCGTTCGTCAAGGGCGGCACCGATAATCAGATCGAAACCCAGAGCCTGTTCTGGCGCGAATTGCTGCCCAGCCAGAAACTGCAAATGCATGCCGAGCACGAGTTCGCCGAGCAGATCAAGGCGCTGGGACCGATCACCCATATCCGCCTGAATGTGTTCCCGGATGGTGGGGTGAGTCGTCTTCGAGTGCTGGGTAAAGTGTCGAAGTGA
- the uraD gene encoding 2-oxo-4-hydroxy-4-carboxy-5-ureidoimidazoline decarboxylase — protein sequence MSHFKTVKPSALSREDFVSAFADIYEHSPWVAEQAYDKGQGAELDVIETLHARMSDILLSADHAAQLALINAHPDLAGKAAVQGQLTEASTHEQAGAGIHQCTAEEFQRFTELNDAYKAKFAFPFIMAVKGSNRHQILAAFETRIHNPLETEFACALVEINKIALFRLQAL from the coding sequence GTGAGCCATTTCAAGACGGTCAAACCCTCGGCCCTGAGCCGCGAAGATTTTGTCAGCGCATTCGCCGACATCTACGAACATTCGCCTTGGGTTGCCGAGCAGGCCTACGACAAAGGCCAGGGCGCGGAACTCGACGTTATCGAGACGCTGCATGCGCGCATGAGCGACATCCTGTTGAGTGCTGATCACGCCGCACAACTGGCGTTGATCAACGCTCACCCGGACCTTGCCGGCAAAGCCGCCGTGCAAGGCCAACTGACCGAAGCCAGCACCCACGAACAAGCGGGCGCCGGGATCCACCAATGCACGGCTGAAGAGTTCCAGCGCTTCACCGAGCTGAACGACGCCTATAAAGCGAAGTTTGCGTTCCCCTTCATCATGGCGGTCAAAGGCAGCAACCGGCATCAGATCCTCGCCGCATTCGAAACGCGCATTCACAATCCGCTGGAAACCGAATTCGCCTGCGCTCTGGTGGAGATCAACAAGATTGCGCTGTTTCGTTTGCAGGCCTTGTGA